GGTGTCGAGTACCGGGACGCCGAGCCAGCCTCCCGTGAGGCTGTCGCGGCTGTCCACACCGACGACTACGTCGAGGAGTTCGAGGAGTTCTGTGAGGACGGTGGCGGCAACTGGGACCGAGATACGGTTGCCTGCGAGGACACATGGGATGCCGCCCGCCAGAGTGCTGGCCTTGCACGCTGGGCGGCCAAAGCCGCAGTCGACGGCGCAGATGGGAGACAGACCCCCTTCGCGCTGGGTCGACCGCCGGGCCACCACGCCGTCAGCGACGACGCCATGGGATTCTGTTTCTTTAACAATGTCGCGGTCGCCGCCCAGCGACTCATCGACACCGGCGACATCGACCGCGCCGCGATTTTCGACTGGGATGTCCACCACGGCAACGGCACACAGGACATCTTCTACGACAGCGACGACGTGTTTTACGCCTCGATCCACGAGGAGGGAATCTACCCCGGTTCGGGCGATGTCGACGAGATCGGCACCGGGAGCGGTGAGGGAACGACACTCAACGCCCCACTCCCGGCAGGTGCTGGCGATCCGGACTACTTGCATGTCATCGACGAAGCCCTCGATCCGGCGCTCTTTGAGTTCGATACTGATCTGTTGATCGTCAGTGCCGGGTTCGATGCCCATCGTCACGACCCGATCTCTCGGCATCGGATCTCGACCGAAGGCTACGCGCTGATGACCGACCGAATGCGAGCGATTGCCGACCGCAACGACGCCGCACTGGCATTTGTGTTAGAAGGTGGCTACGGGCTCGATACGCTCTCGGATGGTGTCAAAGCCGTCCACGAAACGTTTGATGGCCGAGAGCCAATTGCCTGCGACGAAGAGCCCGACGAGCCAGCCGTCGAGATCACCGAAACGCTCCGCGAGACGTTAGGCCTCGACTAATTCGGGTATCCTGTTGTTTACAACCGTCGACAGCTATCGGATCGATATGGTCGACACCAACGACACGTTCAACTGTACAATCACTGATTGGGACTATCTGTACCGGCTCTGTCGGGACGTAAACAGACAGGTACGGGCCGCGGAGTTCGAACCCGATGTCGTCGTCGCTCTGGCGCGCGGCGGCTGGTTTGCCGGCCGCTGTCTCTGTGATTTTCTCGGCCTCGATGATCTGGCGAGCCTGAAGATGGAACACTACGTCGGTACCGGCGAGAAGACCGACGAGGCACAGGTTCGGTATCCGATGCCCGAGGGCAGCGTCGACGGCAAGGACGTGCTCATTATTGACGATATCGCCGACACCGGGGGCTCAATCGAACGGGCATACGAGTACGTCACCGACCGCAACGCGGGCGAGGTTCGAACCGCGACGTTACAGTTGCTCCAGACCAGTTCGTTCGAGCCGGATTTCGTCGGCGAACAGCTCGAAGAC
This sequence is a window from Halohasta litchfieldiae. Protein-coding genes within it:
- a CDS encoding phosphoribosyltransferase — its product is MVDTNDTFNCTITDWDYLYRLCRDVNRQVRAAEFEPDVVVALARGGWFAGRCLCDFLGLDDLASLKMEHYVGTGEKTDEAQVRYPMPEGSVDGKDVLIIDDIADTGGSIERAYEYVTDRNAGEVRTATLQLLQTSSFEPDFVGEQLEDWTWVVYPWNFIEDLSELIQRAMSTVDAERVSRETIRQQLKTQFDIGRIEMEIAQPNRLDEVLDEMVHRELIEPVGDDEWMLSS
- a CDS encoding histone deacetylase family protein, producing the protein MQFGYSDVCLTHDTGERHPETADRLRAIKRGLKEQHGVEYRDAEPASREAVAAVHTDDYVEEFEEFCEDGGGNWDRDTVACEDTWDAARQSAGLARWAAKAAVDGADGRQTPFALGRPPGHHAVSDDAMGFCFFNNVAVAAQRLIDTGDIDRAAIFDWDVHHGNGTQDIFYDSDDVFYASIHEEGIYPGSGDVDEIGTGSGEGTTLNAPLPAGAGDPDYLHVIDEALDPALFEFDTDLLIVSAGFDAHRHDPISRHRISTEGYALMTDRMRAIADRNDAALAFVLEGGYGLDTLSDGVKAVHETFDGREPIACDEEPDEPAVEITETLRETLGLD